TGTGGAAACAGTGGACTTTGCCGGAATTATTATTGGAATTGTCAATAATAGTTAAGTCAAAACACGCAAGGAATTTTCCAATCCCCTATAAAATAGCCAGCCCTCATCGTCGGGAACAATCATCACAACTTTAAATTCTATGCAGCGAGCGGGTGATTGTCGATAAAAAGCCCCCGATAAACCAGCGGTGGATACCCATTATTTGTAATGTTTTTGGGGAGCTGATTTTCGATATGTTATTAGTGTCAAATATATTAACAGCTCAACTTCCCCAGCTTAGTTTTTCAGCTGGGAAAGTTGAGTCAACAACTATAAATGCTCATAGAAACATCAAATTTGAATTTTTAAATAGATTTTTTAAACGTATTACGATATCTTTGATCGTGATATTCTGATTTAATTATTGCAGAAGCAGTGTGACGGTAGTAAACTGGATAATCGTCAGGATCATCAGGTTTTCTAAAAGTGAAATCATAAATTTCTTTGGATAAACTAAAATCCTCAAAAAGAGTACGAGCGAGAAGAAAAACACGGTCTCCTTCAACATCCTGATAACCATGTTTTCCAAAGTTCCATTCAAAATTTTGATATTGGTTAGTGGTATCTGAATTCAGCCCGCCACCCGCACTAAAAAAAAACACAACTTCATAACCATTTTCATCACTGCAAATATGATTAAATATTTATCTGACCAATTCTGGTCTGATTTCATTAATCTTTTCATACTTCCTTAACAAGCTTTTTAGCTCAACAACCCAATAATTTTTCAAAGAATCGGATGTTTATTTGTTTTGATATCCGTATAGTATATTTCTCTTGGAATAGGTGAATATACTGGCTAAAATATCCCCGGTGGGAAATCTCGTCCGGAATACTCAGAAAAGGTAGTTTTCTTAAATTATTTTCACCAGGTTTATTAGAATATCAATTTTCTGGTAATGTAGAACCCACGTTGCATTTTCCCTTGAAAGGTTTTACACTGTGAGTATTTCATAACATTCTCATCAGTCAGATGTAAAAAGTAATGCTGAATACTGCAAATGATTCTACCTTAAAGGGAAATTCCTAGCTTAAGCGGGAATGGCTAAACCGCTTTAAAATCTCTGATGCCTAACTGCTTATATTTGAATATATTAAATCGTTTTAACAAGAAAGTGATTCGCAGTCATTACGATTTTTGGCACCCAATGATTTCGAAAAAATATATGCAATTAGCTGGTTAATGATGAGGAAAGACTTCTCATTATAAGTTCTACTAAATCGCGACAGCAGACCGTTTATTAATTTTTTGATAGATGAATGTATTAAATTTTAATCTAGCAGTCATTTTATAAAAAAATGAAATTCTATTGACAAAAGTCTGCTACATTGATAATATTAAGAAATATAATTATTTTAAATTTAAGACTAGTGAATTAATAAATAACTTGCTCCTAGGAGCAGTCTGTTTTTTATTGATTTCTAGTCTTTTTTATTTATTTTAACGGAGGTTAAGCATTATGAAAATTGTAAAAAAACTTATTCTTAAATCCTATATCATAATTGTTAAATATTGTTTACCTTATCGAACTAATCTATCGAAAAGTTTGAGGAATAAGAAAAGTAGTAATAAAATAAATAATGAAATTTTGAACGATACGGATGATCCATTCAATTTGTCATTTTTGGACGATTTTGATGATGACGAAAAACATCAAAATGAATTTTCACATTTAACAGATATACCAGAATCTGAAGTAATGCTTCATCTTGAAGATTTGAACCTTTCGAATGATTTGATATCTTATCTCAATGAACAAGAAATTTTTAGAATTGACCATTTATCTAAGCTTAATAAAGATTTTTTTAGTTCGTTAATCTATAATTTAGGCGATGAAGCTGTAAGACAACTGTTTGATATTATCGCCATCCATGAAATTGATATACCTAATCTGAATCAGATATATTTACAGATACAAAATGATATGTACCCTAATGGAATGAAATCAATTGATGAGATGATTGGAATAGCGGCTGTAAAAGAACAAATGAAGAATTTCACAGCTCATTGTAGTATTCAGAAACTAAAAAATGAATTTTATGGTCGAGAAAAAATTCTAATACCAAACATGATTTTTTATGGTAATCCTGGTACTGGTAAAACAACGGCAGCTAAATTAGTAGCTAAAAAATTCAAAGAATTGGGACTTTTGCCCAGAGGACATCTTGTAAGTGTTACTCGCTCAGACTTAGTCGCTGAATATACTGGACAAAGTGCCCAAAAGACGACTTCCGTATTTAAGTCTGCTATTGGAGGTGTTCTTTTTATTGACGAGGCCTATTCTCTTTTTCATCAACTAAATCATAATCATTATGGTGATGTTTTTTCGTTAGAAGTCATTGATACTCTTACCGGGTTGATAACTGTAAATGCTGGACGCATTTGTGTAATTTTGGCTGGGTATGAAGAAGAAATGACCTTCATGCTAGAAAAAGCTAATCCGGGACTGAAAGAACGCTTTCCATTTAAATTCTATTTTGAAGATTATACCGTAGTAGAACTAGTTGAAATTTTCAAACTGCAAGCTAAAAAAAATAACCTTTGTATTGAACATCAGTGTTTCCCTCTTCTTACAGATATCTTCAAAAAGCTGTCAAAAAACAAGAAAATGCAGTTTGCAAACGGACGTCTTGTTGAAAATCTGCTTCAAGAAGTTACGCTATATCAGGAACGACGACTATTTGATATGCAACAAAATGGTCTGGAATTGACTAACTCTGAATTGATGACTCTTAGAGTTGACGATTTCATTCGATATACAGAAACTT
This genomic interval from Eubacteriaceae bacterium ES3 contains the following:
- a CDS encoding AAA family ATPase is translated as MKIVKKLILKSYIIIVKYCLPYRTNLSKSLRNKKSSNKINNEILNDTDDPFNLSFLDDFDDDEKHQNEFSHLTDIPESEVMLHLEDLNLSNDLISYLNEQEIFRIDHLSKLNKDFFSSLIYNLGDEAVRQLFDIIAIHEIDIPNLNQIYLQIQNDMYPNGMKSIDEMIGIAAVKEQMKNFTAHCSIQKLKNEFYGREKILIPNMIFYGNPGTGKTTAAKLVAKKFKELGLLPRGHLVSVTRSDLVAEYTGQSAQKTTSVFKSAIGGVLFIDEAYSLFHQLNHNHYGDVFSLEVIDTLTGLITVNAGRICVILAGYEEEMTFMLEKANPGLKERFPFKFYFEDYTVVELVEIFKLQAKKNNLCIEHQCFPLLTDIFKKLSKNKKMQFANGRLVENLLQEVTLYQERRLFDMQQNGLELTNSELMTLRVDDFIRYTETLEHRSVRDIKTPMGFAVR